CTTTTAGGGAAAAGGATTATTTGCCAAGAAACCCTTCAAGAAGGGCGAAGCCATCTTTACCGAGCGTCCTCTTGTGTCTGCCCAGTTTTTGTGGAACGCCTTGTACAAATATAGAGGTGAGTTGTGCTGTTCGCCATCTGATGAGCCTCATCCGCAGGCCCAGCACCCAGACGTGCTGTTTGTACTGTTGTCAGTGTTGTGGGCCAGATGTGGGCAGGTCTCCTGCTTTGTTAGCCCGGCTTTGCCGTCCCCTGTCTGCTCTCCTCAGCATGCGAGTATTGTATGCGTGCTCTGGAGACGGCGGAGGAAAACGCCCGGAGGCTCAGTGGCATGCCCGCCCTGATCCTGCCTCATCAAGAGCTGTGCAAGGTGCAGCCGGAGCTCCACCACACCTGCCCGCACTGCCAGGTACGGCACCTTCCCCTTAACACCCCAATCCGGCAGCGGCAACACGCTCCCACTCATCTTATTCGATGCGGCCTCACGACAccgttgttttgtttaattgaaTAAACATCGTAATGATTGCTCAGAAGGAAAGAATATACAGGGAAGGTTGggctattttatttaaaaaaacaaaaaaacaaaaaacgaacattgttgttttgttgaagACAGACGTATGCATGTGGGCGTGGCAGAGCACTGTGTCATTAGAAACGGAGGCTCCGCCTGCTGCGTCTGGCCAGTCCTCGTGGATCATATGTGGAGGAAGCTGTTTTCCACTGCTCCATGTCGcttctctgctgccctctgcaggTAATTTACTGTAGCAGTGAGTGCAGACAAGCTGCGTGGGATCAGTACCACCAGGTCCTGTGCCTGGGGCCATCCCACAACGATCCTGATCACCCAATCAACAAGCTGCAGGATGCGTGGAGgtgaggtggtggtgtttgccCTTATGGGCAAGAGGAAATAATGTAACTGCTTCTGCAGCCTATGGACAAGgagcattattattatatcctttgtgtgtgtgtatacagtcaAACATCTGCAGTCATGGTGgtaattatttagttattgGTGAGCTTTACCCTTCAGACTCTCCACTGGATGAGTACGACACCTGCGTCCCCATGGTGCCATGAACGTGTTTCCATAACGTATCATAGAGGATAGTGCCAAATGCTTGGCCTCTTTATCAGCGTGTCAGTGGTGCTGAACTCTGAACATATTTCCCAGTTATAAACTCTGTTTAAGGGCCTGTGGTTGCTAAAAGGGtagtgttgtgtctgtgtgtcatgtgggcgcgtgtgtgcgtatgcgtgtgtgcgtatgcgtgtgtgcgtgtgtgtgtgtgtgtgtgtgtgtgtgtgtgtgtgtgtgtgtgtgcgctttgcTGTGATAATTGTCTGATGAGGGAACAACTCAGCATTCTGAGCCTGTGCCTCATGTTCTGGCAGCGGCCTCTGCTTTGCTTTAATCTTATTTCTGTTGCTTTGCAGGGTAATTTAGCACACGTTGACATAGATGGCATATATATGGACTTACATAAAGACATTTGGGGGGGAGGGTCAGaattgtatgtttgtgttcactGCATGAGCTCTCTACCCGTTTGTATTTATAATCACCAAGCACTGGTCCTTTTACATGTGTCTGGCGTCAGGAGCGTACACTACCCACCTGAAACCTCAAGCATCATGTTAATGGCAAGAATGGTGGCCACCGTCAAACAGGTACTGGTTTGTCTTTCTAACCGATAAACCCGAGGACTATCCCTCCTTGATTTGTAGCGTTGTGGTGAGATTGATGGGACTGACAACTGGTAGATACTATTCCTAATGAATCCCTAATTGCTTTACCTTTGCTTTAAAGGCCCTTTTGCTAGTACTTTATAAGCAGGAACATAGCAGGATTTAGGTCGTATGCAGGAAAGGTGTCGTGCTGACTGTCGGTCGTCTGCTTCTCCGTATGTGCTCGTGTGAGCGGAGTTTTTCTCCTCCTGTGTCAGGCTCTAGACAAAGGCCACTGGCAGAGGCTGTTCTCCAACTTCTGCAGCCGTGCTGCCGATGAGCAAGAGGAGATGGCACATAAGCTGCTGGGGGGGAAGTTCCAGGTGAGGGCAGACGGGTCACTGCACTCTTGGCCAGATGTTGTActtttgatctgtgtgtgtgtttgtgacactCTAAAAACCCCTCCAGGGGCAGCTGGCCTCGCTGAGGACGCTCTTTACCACAGCGCTCTACGACGATCACGTCAGTGAGGTGAGGACACGGCTTTCCTTTACCAGTCTTGAAACATTTAGACTGTGGTTGAATTTCAACATTTCTTCAGCACTTTAAATGAAAAAGCGCACACCCTCAATATTGTGGGTAGATGACGCCGTAGCGGTTTTACTGGGGGTAGATGACGGCGTAGCGGTTGTACTGGGGGTAGATGACGGCGTAGCGGTTGTACTGGGGGTAACAGCAGCCTCTCTTCTTTCTAGTGGTTCACCCCAGATGGGTTTCGTGCTCTCTTTGCTCTTGTCGGGACAAATGGACAAGGTATCGGCACTAGGTGAGAACCCGCTTGTTACTGGACTCCAGCAGTCCGAATCCACTGCCCAGAATAGATTGCATTCAGTGGGTATTTTTCAGCACTCAGCCGAACAATTTGGTGTATATAATGGCTTATAAGAAGACAATaaataacagtgtgtgtgtggagcgtaAATGTATTACCATTTGAATTAAACATTTGGAGccggataaaaaaaaaaaaaaaggttatggTAGCTGCtctttttaatattcataaagtTATCGTTCATATTCATAAAGTGGTGCTAATTAGCACACGGATGTAAATTTACCGCTGCGCTAAATTCACCTCTTGCCCTAAGTGAAAGCCAATCAAGACCTACATGTCAGTaacatgcatatttattaaaGACCCATGCTACGAGACAGATCACTGACAAACTCCAGCTGAGTTAATGACTTCAACAATTCTTCTAAATGATGACAGAGCGGCAAACTCGTATCTGTGCTCATTCTGTCTATTTTCGTCCTCTGTAACACCTAAATGTGCGTTGCTTATGCCGACAGTTTGCGGCATTCTGAGATCCTGCCCAACCGAGTCTTGGCTCTCCCTGTACTGCTACTGCGGCGGTTATTTAGTCGTTTACTTGCATGTGGCACCTAACGTAGTTGGAGAGAGAGATCGTCCACACTGGCTTCTTACCGCGCCGTTCAGCGTCGGAGCAGGTCCGGGTAGTTATTTTTATGGAGCGGTGTAACGTTATGAATCGGTAACGTCGTATGCAAATGAGAACAACATGCGGTAACATCATATATCAAGCAAACGGTAAAACACGCCGGCGATCCACTTCGTGAATAAGAAAATGTGTCACTCTGGCGCTGCCGTCAACGTCACGTTAAATCTGGCGGTAGGTTGTATGAATTTGGCCCACGGCGTCAACAATTTTAATAAAGTAATCAAATTGTGTGTGAACAAGATTTTCTGATATGTTTCATGGCAAGATTTCTCAAATGGATAAAATTAGCTTCTGTCTATTTTAAaagatgacatttatttttcaagaGTACAAGTTAACGACGTTTTATTGAATGATGGATTTGAAGAGTTCTCGGTAGTagattcagattttttttttgtctagatTATACAAATGATCTGCTTCTTTTAAAACATGGctttaatgttctttttagGTTTTTTACTTTACCATCAGGACAGCTTTACTTTCTATTCTAATTGATGGTTATTTTAACCCCGCAGCTCCCTAAGCCAGTGGGTCCATGCCTGCGATGCACTGGCGCTTCCccaccagcagagggagcagctGGACGCCTTTATTGACCAGCTATACAAGGACATAGACAAAGGTCACCATTCCTACAAATGCGCTGAACAGCACACTGCTCTGTGCTATAGTCGTGAAAAGACTCGAGTATTTAGGGTTTTATTCGCACACTTGGGCAGACATGCGGATATGGTTTGCTGAAATGTGAAATAGATTGGACGGATGGAAGGATTTCCTAGATTGGCATTTTCTTGTCTTACAGAAACGGGAGACTTCCTCAACTGTGAAGGGTCCGGTCTCTACCTTCTGCAGAGCTCATGTGAGAACAGGAATCTATGCGCATTCAGTCTCAAGTTCTGCCTTATAATGAACACAATTTTAGGTCACAACACATTtgaaaagtcaaaaagaaaTCCGCTGTTGTCCCCTTTGTTGTCAAGgcaaccacagctgtgtgccCAACGCCGAGGCGTCCTTCCCCGACAACAACTTCCTGCTTCACCTCAGCGCGCTGCGTGACATCGTCCCCGGCGAGGTCAGGTGGCGTGCGGCATAGTCCGGGGTTCAGAAGCCTTGAGGTTGTTTGTCAGTGGGATTGTAGTGTGAGTTGAAGACTAAAGCACATTTGGCAGCTTAGCGTAGGGAGTGGGAAGGCCGTTACTGGAGAAATAGGGGACCGCTATTCAGATTGGGCACGTCCTGCTTTCCACCCACAGTGATCCTCCAGACAATCTTTTCCAGTGGTCAATAACCTCATTTGCGGTGAAGAACTCTCAAGTACAAACCAGACTCTATCCACAATGATCTGAGAAAAACTCTGACCATGAACATATCAGCTAGGCTCAGCCTCTTAATGGctctgaaaaaaagacaaaataaaattttatactTAAGGAAAAACCAAAGTGAACCGATATTTTCTGCTGACGAGTGGATATAtaaactttaattttattttagatatAATCGTTTTACTAGGCACAGTAAATAACTTCATGAAGAAAATATCCAATATGTCTGGACTTGGGTCGGTTAAGATGTATTGTTTTGCAGTGAATGGCACTGGTGTGGCTTCTGTATGATGTTTCCCTTTTTTACCTTCCACAATTCACTCACGATCAGATAAACGTTTCTAGACCAGAGTCTGATAATTCGCCAGGGTGTTGGCGCACATCTGAGCCATATGTGCAGACCGGAGACTGTACAGCTTTTATCGGAGTGAAATGTGTTCTTGGTTTAGTTATCACCTGGTTGGTACATGAACTCGGTTACAGAGCTAATTGATGGCCAGCTGGATCTTTCATCTTATTAAATTCTTTATTCTTGGCTATTTGTAGGAGATCTGCATCAGCTACTTGGACTGCTGCCAACGAGACAGAAGTCGTCATAGCCGGCACAAGATCCTGAGGTAAATTAACGTGACCGGACTGAGGGTTGTCAGTTGAGGAAGCACATGTCGCGGCTTCTTCCCGAGGAGATGATTACTCCTGCTGAGGTGGGAACGCACGAGTGCTGGCGGTCCGTATCGGGCATCGGCTGTTCCAAGGACTTGCGCCAGTGAAAACGAGCACTGGTTGAGGGGAGTTGGTGTTGGCGCATACACCTGAAGTAGCATAAGGATCGTGTGGATTTCATGAGTTTGGAGCCTCCACTTGGCGTAGGATCTCCACGTGTGCAGCTCTGCATCACCTAGGAACACCTGATTTGAGACAGCTGGCGAATTAAAAAACGTGGAGTTCTCGACCAGTAGAAACGGCTGTGTGGGATGGGTTGCGCTTGCCGGGAACgggacccccccccctttttatttacatatatatatatatatatatatatatatatatttatttattttgcactcaAGTTGCCGTAAAATGCCACTGAACGTTTGTCCCTCTTACTGTATCTTTCCCGTAGAGAGAACTACCTGTTTGTGTGCTCGTGCCAGAAGTGCACGTCACAGGTGGATGACCCGGATGTGACCtcggaggatgaggaggaaggggagggagacACGGAGGGCGATGACATGGAGGACGAGATGACAGACGTTTGACGACGACGACGGGCCGCCTAGCTGGGCCGCTCACGTCACCCAGGAGACACCACGTCTCTCCGTTCATGCAGCAGATAGCAAACATGCCAGACTATGCAAAAcgtctactttttttttttttttttttttttggctggaGTCCTCACACTTTTCATTTACAAGTCCTAATGTCTGTGGCAGTCACGTTGCCAGACAACTGCTGAGACCCTCCCACCTTTTCTCCCTCATTTCGCTCATTACTGACTGATCCCCCGCACTCCTGGAGGATTTACAACGGGCTTGAGCCCAACATTAATCCACGTATAGTTCTAAACCCTCTGAACGAATCGGAGCTCaggctgggaaaaaaaaaaaattacctttCCTCATGTAGGCATATTAAAAGAGTTTGGCCCTAATAACATTTGGTAATGCAGCATAAGGTCTTCGGTGTTTTGCGCATGAGATTTTCATCCCGGAACCCTCGGTTCTGGCGCGGAGCTTTACCCAACTCCGCTGTGAGCACGGCCAAGTCAGCATGTTTACCGGGATTCGAGTTCACTGGACGCCGAGGTCGTATTTGCCGTGTGACTTTATGAGTGGGTGCGGCCAGCGGACACGAGCAGACGTCGCAGTCGGGACGACTGCAGCCCTGGCGGCGCCCCTAACGCGCGCTACAGCGCGGGCCTTCGCTGACGGACTGCGGCGTGGCAGGCGCGACGAGGCTTGTTCCGCTGTGTCGGCTGCCAGGTGGACGAGGTTTACAGCGGGACGGTCCGTGGCAGCGCGGCAGATCGGGACGTCCCGGCAGGCACCTTTTTATGTCCTCTGCTTATGAAATTCATATTCCAATGCATTTACTCTGTTCCTGTCACGGATGGTGTTACTGACGATTCCTTCCTGTGTTAGCTGTTAACTACATCCCAAAAACAAACGTTTAAGGTGATggatattaaataaaacaactgtaGACCTTCACAAGCCAGCAGTAATCAGAGTCCTGAGAGTATGCTACCCTTAAAATTCAAACATTGCTGGAATATTTTTGAACATTCAGTGCTTTGGTGCATTTTATATATCAggctaaaaaaaaagactacattAGCATAGCCTGTTGGCATAGCCGCTTGCCCctctcagtgctgggtctttttGTTGTGCCATCAGCAGTCGTATGTGTAGAACTTCTCAGACCTTGAGTTCTCGGtcagtttttcttgtttttattatttttaattattattattattattattattatttatttttttttaactttcctaTCGCAATGAATTCGTTTTGATGAGCAATTGGAACCGGCTCCCAGAACAGGCTTGTTCTTAGGCGGCAATGAGTTGGCATTTTGCCTTGGCGTATGATAGGCTacaaggaaagaggaaaaaattataatttcattCAGGTTGCGTGATATGTgaaactgtaaaaatagacaCCGCGTCAACTCTGGCACGAGCACTTTGACTCGTTTGTTCTGACTGTTCTGCTCGAGGGGGCAGTGTCGCGGAGTGGATGTCCGAGCGTTGGATGTGGACAGCGGAAAACACCGCCGCAGTGACAGCGAGAATGGAGATGAGGTTTACCGTAGCCCACTCCCGTGGGAGCGGTAATAAAACATAATCTTTAACAACTTTAACGGTGACCGCGTTTCTCCAGCCCGATTCAATCTAAAACGGTTTCTGTTCTGAGGAATTTTATCATACAAAAGAACATTAATAATTTAAGAAATGTTAACTTTAGTCTAGACCTTCCTCGGGGTTTGAATTAATACTGTTGATTAACAGTATAGTCTAAACTGGTTTTGATGATGAATCTAGATTGCACGATAGATCAAATAAAATGCGGCTGCTTATTTGCGCAAAAACAGATCCCcaagcgtttttttttttaaatgtaagtttattttttaaaataatcgcGATGCCGTGCGCGGATCGTGTGAAAGGCTGCGCCGATTGTGTCGCTTGCGTCAAGTGGCGCGTTTACCGCGTGTGGTGTTTAACGGGCTTTGGGAGGCGGACGGGACAGGCACGTGGGTCGCGCCGGTGACGAAGGCCCTCGTGCTGCGGCCGCGGAGCTCTCTGAGGTCTCTGGGGTCGCGCCGCGGGACTGCCGCCTCTGCAGCTCCGGGAAAGGCCCTGGTGGAGCAGAGCGGATCAAGGGTCGGGGAGGGCGCGGGGAGGGAGCGGGGGGAAGCCCGATGGAGACGTGCGAttgaagggagaggagaagaaagggggAACTGGGCACGAGGGCACAACTTGAATGAAAGACAATTATAACCAGCGAGACAAAGGGAGGCTTTATTCTGACGAACCCGAGGCCATGAAGACTCcgaatttacattttaaaatgagatGTGAAAGTAatgggtacgtgtgtgtgtgtgtgtgtgtgtgtgggggggggggggtgttacgaCCACCGCAAACTCGCGCAGAGCGACTGAAATAACACTATTCGCATCTTGTGATTAAAATGGTTGGatctttttaaagcattttatgaCGTTCAGATCCGAGTCTGCAGAGGCAGCAATTTTAATTCAGCATGGGCTGCAGTTCGGTTGTCTGCACGTAGAGCTGACGCTAACTGGCTCTCATTTGTTTTAGTACTTCAATTAAGTCCCGCACAGCATGTTCGCGTTTGCGGTCGTTACCTCCTGTCCCTGGGACAAcgttaccctgaaacagtggcaATAAAGACAAATGCTGAAACCGCCCCACTTCCTTCTGAGCCTTCCGGGCATTTTGACTGTTTTTGCTATAGTATGTGTTGAGATGCCATGTTTTTCCTCAGGATAGCGCCTCCCCCCCAGTTTGATGATTATTatttaggtttgtttgttttgatgggAGTCTGACTGCTTGGTCAGAAATTATTCAAGTTACCGTTAGTACATTTCTGGCTTGGACTCTACAATAGTGTTATGAGAACTGGGCCCAAGAAGCTACTGGCAGCCTGTAGTTCAGTATTTAAAAGTACAGAAATTATAAACAAGTAGCACATGTTCGTTGGGAGGGAAGTGTGACGTGTGCTGACACTGAGTGACACATGCAGGCTTATTTTTCTGACACAGTCGTCACATTTTACACATGTCTGGACTAACAAGATATCAATTAGTGGCCTTGCCAGCATATGGAAGCAGTCAGCATTAAGGCGTCTGGGCTGTCTGGGATCCTTGCAGACACGCAGGGCTTGTTTGCTCTGGCCGTCCCCAGACCCCGGCGAAATAAACACGACACGATCGCAGTACAAATGTCCCGCGGTCCACTGATACACTCTCACGTTCAGATGGAATGGTCCAATTTTCTGGAAAGTTCAACAAACCATTTCCCCCTAGTGCAGGTGAAATGGTGGGCGTTTGTCAAACCAGTGGTCCACTTCACACGAAGGTTAGACAAAAGACCCTCAGTGTTCTGATCTTGCTTATCCAGTTTTTTAATCAATGCCCTAGTTGCATGGTGGCCTTTTTGCATACAGTATTTCCTATAAATCAAGTGGTGTATATTAGTTACCTTTCTCCATCCTGCTGGTATACTGGTGGATACCAGTTACCTGCTGGTATACTGGTGGATACCAGTTCCATACACCATGGCAGAAAGCAAAACATACACTTTTTGAATGCTCAGCTGTCCTTTGTATatgcagacattttaaaaaaaagccacgtgtatgtgtgtagtaaTCCCCTCTTTCAGgctgtttggatgtttttatcGCCACACATGGACTTTCAGAGTCTTATTAATTATTTTGCTACTTCTCTGAGACCTTTCGAATACGTTGACATTTGCTAAAGTCACCCAACCCTGTCCGATTTTGAGCCCTGGACAATCGAAACAAAGCGGCGCCGGTTGGGCGAAACAGGGCATGCCTTTGCAAAAGATTTGGCCGTCCCTGGGAGACCCTGATGTGGGCCAAGCCCAGAAGCTTAAGTACAAGCACCACATGTGTGCTGGTCATTCCAGCTGCTGTCTTCTTATCTGATTCTCTAATTCTTTTCTGGACATCCCTTGTTAGATGAagctaatacatttttttttccccactccgCTTGGCATTTTAAACTCGCTGTTAGCAAAGGATGGACAGTCTGCCATTATGTTGAACCGATGCTGTATAGGAGCGTATTTGGACGTCCAGTGAGATAATACACAAAGATAagggcctttttttttgctagagACCCTGTGGTGTCTGGGGGCAAGCCATTTGATGGCTGCACTTTGGACAAAAGGTCATATTCATGAAGAAGTTATCTGAGAAATTTTTAAGGAATGCTAAAGAAGGAACATGAAACCACAAAGTGACAATGGTGTGATTTCATCCATTTCTCTCGCAAGTTCCCGAGCCCTCGGACTGGGCTGACGAGGCTGACAAGTGTAATGGGTACCCCGCTGTAACGAAGAATGACTTCCCTGCTTTGTTTGCCTTATGTGTAAACGTATTACACCCAAGGCTATTAATCCAACACTGCGACCATTCTGTAATGAACAATTGTCCCCATTGTTAGTGAATGGGAGTCCAGTTGATTAAAAGCTTTAATATTCCTTGTGGACTAACCTACAGCAGCAAACAATAGTGGCATCGTATGCACTCAGTATAAATGGCTCATGTGAAGTCTAAGCGCTTACGCTCATTAAGGGAAAAGAGTATTTGAAAATAATGGCTAAGGCCAGCCTCCCACGTCACGATAGTCTTCCCCTTCACAACTGATATGCTTTTTGCGCACTGCCTGTTTTCGAGTGATTAATTGCTCTTCGGTGACCTGAATTTGCTACGACTAAACGCACTGACGCTCTCCTGTGAAGTCACCTTAATTAGCCGTGATGGAGCTTAGCAGAAATTCTGTGGACTCCAGTACCAGTGGAGCCTGATGAGTGCAGAAAAGAGACCGGCTGCACTCAAATGACCCAACAGTAAGgttgctctctctctactgATATTTAATTCTCTTTTCCCAAGGCTTTGAAACTTTATTACACAACAGATGAAAtccttttttctgctttctgtttgaTGTCACGTATTGACTGATACCAGAGCCTTTTAACCTAAGCTTTTTTAACCTGTGACACACAGACGGCACACCCCCTGATTTAATAGGCAAACAACAGAAACGGGCAGCTATAATTATCGATGCCGGACTTGTTGTTGATTAAATTGTTATTCATTCGATAAAAGATCGGGTCTAACTGATAAACGGCCCCCTGGTCATTGAGATAGAGCTTTAACTGGTAGTCTGTAGAGTACGTGTGGACTTCACAAATACTTGCTTATAGTCAGGCCTGTTTTACGTTTGTAGTTCTCCCCGTCACACATGTCTTTCCCTGCTTGAATATCATTGCTTGGAACCTTTGGGATTCAATATATTACAGTAATGGCTGTGCCCTTAAGAGAACCAGAAGCCAGCTGGGAGGAACCTCTTTTAAGATCAATAGATTtgctcccctgctctctctctctctctctctctctctctctctctctctctccctcccttcctccctctctcccaccatTACACTCCCCCCTTATGGTTGGTTTCTATAAGATATGTTTTCTGTTGGCTAGAAATAACAACATGAAGAGATCGCTCATTTCCTGTGCCGTTTCCATAGTTCGCAAGATGACTCCTAACAGATTATGAAAATAATGAGGTGCAGACAGACTTGGGCCTTGATGCTGGAAGCATAGGCTCATGCCAGAATTGAAGTGCTAGACACACGCAGGCTTAATTATTAAATCACTCAGGACTAActagatttttgtgtgtgtgtgtgagagtaggtTAACAAATGTCACACTGCCAAACACAATCTTGCTGGTGTTCAGAAGTTAAATGAGTTCTCAGATCACAGTGCATAAGACAGTTAGGATTATATTATCCACACTATATGTGGTCCTGAGGTGATGGAGattcctttctgtctttctttgcaCTTGCTAACAATCATATGTAATCATGTTGACAATTATCCAGACTGAccttttggggggagggggaatttaaataaaaaagaagacaCTCAATCACAGCTGGACTTTACGTTTCTGATTTCATTAAGATGTAATCCCCGTGGAGTAGATGGACAGAATTGCAggtatttaaatgaaatgtacttttccacaagtgtgcgtgtgagtttaATTCTTTAGCAAAACTGAAACAGATCATAAGCCCACCtttcttttttatgtaaatGCACGACAATTATTTTGAACAAAGACGGCCTTTATTATGTTAATGAACATGAGTGTATGCTTCCACCTGTTGGCAGAAAACTACTCGTTCAGTAGACTTAGTGATTAGgtcatttattttcaaacagtttCTTGTAccggaaaaaacaaaacatattacATGAGGCTGAAGAAAACTGGAGAGCATTTGATTAGCCAGTTAGTGCAATACAAACCGTGTTATCTGTGAGAAACCTGCACAGAGTGCAAGGGACCTGTTGTTCTTTATGTTAGTGAAATTAAAGCACGTTTAAAGTTAACAGCAAAGACGACAAGGCATGTCAGGGTTCCTCATTTCTGACCCCGAACGTTCCATCATACCGCTGAGATCTGAAATCGAGCGATGTGTTCAAGGAGACGTTCGCTCTTTTTCTATCCGTACCTTATTAAAATGATAGTTTCCCCTCATTTGTAATCATATAGCACCACCTCACCGACAGCCTTACTGACAAACTCTTCACAATCTCACTGGACTAAATTGCTTCAGCGGCAACGATCGcttaagcttttaaaaaatcccctataaagcttttatttatttatttatttatttattttttgggggtAAAATGGCTCACTGTACGATCCTGGATGaatttgtgtatgaaatgtttattcaaaGCATAGCTAGTCGGCTTTaatctaatatttaatttgtggAGTTACTTTGCTGTAGAACCACCAAATCATTGGTAAATTTCAGCACAGGGTGAACGAAACATGGCGGAAAGCAACGGCTTTCGCCTCCGCTGCCTCGCGCTCAGGCGCTCGTGTAGGAGGTTTTATTCCGCTCACTCCCGTCTGCAGCAGGAATCTCCGCTTCAAAGCTTTTCCTCCCGTGCCGTCCTTACACGAACCAGCACCGGCAGCGAGAAGCTCCGGCAACGTGATTAAAAGCGGCGGCTGTGCGGCCCAAGGCGACCCTGCCGGTCCGGCACGCCGCCTGCCCGGGAAACGTTTAGCCTTTTATTTACTATAAACCTGTTTAGAGTGGCAGTGTATAATGCAGGCAGAGTGAGAAGCGAACTCTCGGACTCTTTGGgagttgtttttgttgctgtgttgGAAATTCCTTAGTCTGCTGTGATCCTCCGGTATTGTCCCCACTCATTACTTCCTGTCTCCATGTAGAGGACGGAAAATCCAGTCCATTAACTTATCAGGCTAGGGATGGCCATCAGCTGCCGGCTACGCTAGTTACACGGTGACTAGTGGCTTTCTGCTGAGAGTCCCCTCAGGGCCAGGCGCTTGTTGTACAGGTCACCTTTGAGAACATGTGCATTCTTTAGAAATAAACGTTTTAATTGGTCGTGTGTATTCTTTATTCTCTTCTGACCATTTAGTGTCTACAGTGTTTAAATAGTGTTTTCTTTCACTGGAATGTGATTTTGAAATATATTGGAATGCATTGTTTTAAAGTCTTAGTTCATTccatttaaaagtttatttgcTGAAGAACAAGTGAAAATGTCTCTTTTGTGGCCAATTAATAATTCCATTTTCAATCCCTGGCCTCAGGAGAGGGATTCGGTTCGAAATGCTGCAATTCAGCCTCTTCCAACACCAGAATCAAACTGCTGGAGTGAACATAGACAAGGCGCACACTCACTGGGCTTTACGCCGTGTGTGTGGACGGCTGACCCTTTGAGccttggggggaggggtggttCAGTAGACCCTT
This region of Electrophorus electricus isolate fEleEle1 chromosome 2, fEleEle1.pri, whole genome shotgun sequence genomic DNA includes:
- the smyd5 gene encoding SET and MYND domain-containing protein 5 isoform X2, with the protein product MLHILLEFGSATSRTAGKGLFAKKPFKKGEAIFTERPLVSAQFLWNALYKYRACEYCMRALETAEENARRLSGMPALILPHQELCKVQPELHHTCPHCQVIYCSSECRQAAWDQYHQVLCLGPSHNDPDHPINKLQDAWRSVHYPPETSSIMLMARMVATVKQALDKGHWQRLFSNFCSRAADEQEEMAHKLLGGKFQGQLASLRTLFTTALYDDHVSEWFTPDGFRALFALVGTNGQGIGTSSLSQWVHACDALALPHQQREQLDAFIDQLYKDIDKETGDFLNCEGSGLYLLQSSCNHSCVPNAEASFPDNNFLLHLSALRDIVPGEEICISYLDCCQRDRSRHSRHKILRENYLFVCSCQKCTSQVDDPDVTSEDEEEGEGDTEGDDMEDEMTDV
- the smyd5 gene encoding SET and MYND domain-containing protein 5 isoform X1, whose amino-acid sequence is MAAPLDDMFSRCVDPGKILNSVEVRFIDKVKGKGLFAKKPFKKGEAIFTERPLVSAQFLWNALYKYRACEYCMRALETAEENARRLSGMPALILPHQELCKVQPELHHTCPHCQVIYCSSECRQAAWDQYHQVLCLGPSHNDPDHPINKLQDAWRSVHYPPETSSIMLMARMVATVKQALDKGHWQRLFSNFCSRAADEQEEMAHKLLGGKFQGQLASLRTLFTTALYDDHVSEWFTPDGFRALFALVGTNGQGIGTSSLSQWVHACDALALPHQQREQLDAFIDQLYKDIDKETGDFLNCEGSGLYLLQSSCNHSCVPNAEASFPDNNFLLHLSALRDIVPGEEICISYLDCCQRDRSRHSRHKILRENYLFVCSCQKCTSQVDDPDVTSEDEEEGEGDTEGDDMEDEMTDV